The following coding sequences are from one Roseburia hominis A2-183 window:
- a CDS encoding SPFH domain-containing protein, whose product MGIIKAIGSAISGGLADQWLEVFEADDMGEQTVFTSGVLIRRGQNTKGTNNTVSNGSVIHVYDNQFMMLVDGGKVVDYTAEPGYYKVDNSSLPSMLNGELGESVKETFNRIKYGGQTPTAQKVYFLNLQEIKGIKFGTRNPINYFDNFYNAELFLRAHGNYSIKITNPLQFYAEVIPRNKDRVNYDEIGEQYLSEFLEALQSAINQMSADGTRISYVTSKAMELGKYMQDILDADWNQMRGMEIQKVGIAGISYDEESQKLINMRNEGAMLGSDFNVMRGMAVKNITEGVRDAGSNANGAMAGFMGVGMGMNAMNQTLSGLGAMQTPADMQANAGMQQGSAAPAGQMPAAGAVPAGQTPGAGTQAGWTCECGHVNTGKFCSECGKPMPVSDEWTCECGHVNTGKFCSECGKPKPVSGEWTCECGQTNTGKFCSNCGKARN is encoded by the coding sequence ATGGGAATTATCAAGGCAATCGGTAGTGCGATCAGCGGAGGACTGGCGGATCAGTGGCTCGAGGTGTTCGAGGCGGATGATATGGGGGAACAGACCGTCTTTACGAGTGGTGTGCTGATCCGGAGAGGACAGAATACCAAGGGGACGAACAATACGGTGAGCAATGGCTCCGTGATTCACGTGTACGACAACCAGTTTATGATGCTTGTGGATGGAGGAAAAGTAGTCGATTACACGGCAGAACCGGGATATTATAAGGTAGATAATTCTTCCCTGCCGTCCATGCTAAACGGTGAACTGGGAGAATCAGTAAAAGAGACGTTCAACCGTATCAAGTACGGTGGACAGACGCCGACGGCACAGAAAGTATATTTCCTGAATCTGCAGGAGATCAAAGGGATCAAGTTTGGAACGAGAAACCCGATCAATTACTTTGATAATTTTTATAACGCAGAGCTTTTCCTGCGCGCACACGGTAATTATTCCATCAAGATCACGAATCCGCTGCAGTTCTATGCGGAAGTGATCCCGAGAAACAAAGACCGTGTCAATTACGATGAGATCGGCGAGCAGTACCTGTCAGAGTTTTTAGAGGCACTGCAGTCGGCGATCAACCAGATGTCGGCGGACGGAACACGTATTTCCTATGTGACTTCCAAGGCGATGGAACTGGGCAAGTACATGCAGGACATTCTGGATGCTGATTGGAACCAGATGCGCGGTATGGAGATCCAGAAGGTCGGTATCGCGGGCATTTCCTATGACGAAGAGTCCCAGAAGCTGATCAACATGCGCAATGAGGGCGCAATGCTCGGAAGCGATTTCAACGTCATGCGCGGTATGGCGGTCAAGAATATTACGGAGGGTGTGCGTGACGCCGGAAGCAATGCGAACGGTGCCATGGCAGGCTTTATGGGAGTTGGCATGGGAATGAATGCCATGAACCAGACGCTGTCCGGACTTGGCGCGATGCAGACACCGGCAGACATGCAGGCAAATGCAGGAATGCAGCAGGGCAGCGCGGCACCGGCAGGACAGATGCCAGCGGCAGGCGCAGTGCCGGCAGGACAGACACCGGGGGCAGGTACTCAGGCGGGCTGGACATGTGAGTGCGGTCATGTGAACACCGGAAAGTTCTGCAGCGAGTGCGGAAAACCGATGCCGGTATCTGACGAATGGACGTGTGAGTGCGGCCATGTGAACACCGGAAAGTTCTGCAGCGAGTGTGGAAAACCAAAGCCGGTATCCGGTGAGTGGACGTGCGAGTGCGGACAGACGAACACCGGAAAATTCTGCAGCAACTGTGGGAAAGCGAGGAACTAG
- a CDS encoding TFIIB-type zinc ribbon-containing protein, which produces MAIISFKCPNCGGELIFDPATQKYKCEYCNSLFTQEELDAMKPMQGEEPEAAAQERAAQAAAGAAAGEKAETGQTVGERESEPEGEAVYYSCPSCGAEIVTDATTAATFCYYCHNPVVLGKRLEGSYLPNKIIPFEIGREDAEKKFLDFVSKKKYVPKAFFNKKQIESMTGVYFPYWVYDVELEGKMQGDARSVRMWTTGNTQYTETKYYAVEREGNVSLRNLTENALKKANVKLTSGVMPYAYDKMKDFHMGYLSGFLAERRDIEQNAVQGKMQHTMRESAEKLMRDTISGYNSVSVKNTFFAPKKEIWSYVLLPVWTITYKGRDGKVYYYSMNGQNGNICGDLPVDRPRLALTSLLIALGILVFGLLGGYFLW; this is translated from the coding sequence ATGGCAATTATCAGTTTTAAGTGTCCAAACTGTGGCGGAGAACTGATTTTTGACCCGGCGACACAGAAGTATAAGTGTGAATACTGTAATTCGCTGTTCACACAGGAAGAACTCGATGCGATGAAGCCGATGCAGGGTGAGGAGCCGGAAGCTGCCGCACAGGAGCGGGCAGCACAAGCGGCAGCCGGGGCAGCGGCAGGTGAGAAGGCAGAGACCGGGCAGACAGTGGGAGAGCGGGAAAGCGAACCGGAGGGCGAGGCGGTGTATTACAGCTGTCCGTCCTGCGGCGCAGAGATTGTGACGGATGCGACGACTGCGGCAACCTTCTGCTATTACTGCCATAATCCGGTCGTGCTCGGAAAACGGCTGGAAGGCAGCTATCTGCCGAATAAGATCATTCCGTTTGAGATCGGCAGAGAGGATGCAGAGAAGAAGTTTCTGGATTTTGTCAGCAAAAAGAAATATGTGCCGAAGGCATTTTTTAACAAAAAACAGATTGAGAGCATGACAGGCGTTTATTTCCCATACTGGGTCTACGACGTGGAGCTGGAGGGAAAGATGCAGGGAGACGCGAGAAGTGTGCGCATGTGGACGACGGGCAATACCCAGTACACGGAGACCAAATATTATGCGGTGGAGCGCGAGGGCAATGTGTCGCTTCGCAATCTGACGGAGAACGCGTTGAAGAAGGCGAATGTAAAGCTTACCAGCGGTGTGATGCCGTACGCCTATGACAAGATGAAAGATTTTCACATGGGATACCTCTCCGGATTCCTTGCGGAGCGCAGAGATATTGAGCAGAATGCTGTGCAGGGCAAGATGCAGCACACCATGCGTGAGAGCGCTGAAAAGCTGATGCGCGATACCATCAGCGGTTACAACAGCGTATCGGTCAAGAATACGTTTTTTGCACCGAAGAAGGAAATCTGGTCGTATGTGCTGCTCCCGGTATGGACGATTACATATAAGGGCAGAGACGGAAAAGTATACTACTATTCCATGAACGGACAGAATGGAAATATCTGCGGTGATCTGCCGGTTGACCGCCCGAGACTTGCGCTCACCAGTCTGTTGATAGCGCTTGGCATTCTGGTATTCGGACTGTTAGGAGGGTATTTCTTATGGTAG
- a CDS encoding TPM domain-containing protein, translated as MVEKMKKSLLWCLVCLVCLVPCSGAALAAEADAAQDAADGYVYDEAGLLMADEIADLNDEIASFMEESGWNVYAVTTDDAQGKSATAYADDFFDEHSPEQEDGVALLIDMDNREITISTCGIAIRYLTDSRIDDILDAAYAKISNGDYNGCMHSMLTGVENYYEKGISEGQYNYDSETGKISRYHVLTLGEIFGVLAVAIGAGCIIYFTISNSYKVRGKGYYYAYQQNSKVNLRVKEDRLVNQTTTHHRISTSSGSSGGHSSSHSGRSTTHTSSSGRSHGGGSRKF; from the coding sequence ATGGTAGAGAAGATGAAAAAATCGCTCCTGTGGTGTCTGGTATGCCTGGTGTGTCTTGTTCCGTGCAGCGGTGCGGCACTGGCGGCGGAGGCGGACGCGGCGCAGGATGCAGCGGATGGTTATGTGTACGATGAGGCGGGACTTCTTATGGCAGATGAGATCGCGGACTTAAACGATGAGATCGCCTCGTTTATGGAAGAATCCGGCTGGAATGTCTATGCGGTCACGACAGATGATGCACAGGGGAAAAGTGCGACCGCATACGCGGATGATTTCTTTGACGAACATTCGCCGGAACAGGAAGACGGTGTGGCATTACTGATTGATATGGATAACCGCGAGATCACGATCTCCACCTGCGGTATCGCGATCCGTTATTTGACGGATTCGAGAATTGACGATATCCTGGATGCCGCGTACGCGAAGATCAGCAATGGCGATTACAATGGCTGTATGCATTCCATGCTGACCGGTGTGGAGAATTACTATGAAAAAGGGATTTCAGAGGGACAGTACAATTATGACTCCGAGACGGGGAAGATTTCCAGATACCATGTTCTGACGCTTGGGGAGATCTTCGGCGTGCTGGCGGTCGCCATCGGAGCCGGCTGCATCATTTATTTTACGATCAGCAACAGTTACAAGGTGCGCGGAAAGGGATATTATTACGCTTACCAGCAGAATTCCAAGGTCAATCTGCGCGTCAAGGAAGATCGTCTGGTGAATCAGACGACGACGCATCACAGGATCTCAACGAGCAGCGGCAGCAGTGGAGGACATTCCTCCTCGCACAGCGGAAGAAGCACGACGCACACGAGCAGCAGCGGCAGATCACACGGCGGAGGAAGCCGCAAGTTTTAA
- a CDS encoding ACT domain-containing protein has protein sequence MKEKGQYYVLKEKAVPDVLLRVVEAKRLLDSGKTDSVQDATEQVGISRSSFYKYKDDIFPFHETAKGKTITMVIQLDDEPGLLSIVLKTVAEFHANILTIHQSIPINGIASLTLSVDVLPETGDVTQMVASIEEQTGIHYVKILGRE, from the coding sequence ATGAAAGAGAAAGGTCAGTATTATGTATTAAAGGAAAAGGCGGTGCCGGATGTACTGCTTCGTGTCGTGGAGGCAAAGCGGCTGCTGGATTCGGGGAAGACGGACTCCGTGCAGGATGCGACAGAGCAGGTCGGGATCAGCCGGAGTTCTTTCTATAAATACAAGGATGATATTTTTCCGTTTCATGAGACAGCAAAGGGGAAGACGATCACCATGGTCATCCAGCTGGATGATGAACCGGGACTGCTGTCGATTGTGCTCAAGACGGTGGCAGAGTTTCACGCCAATATCCTGACGATTCATCAGAGTATTCCGATCAACGGGATCGCATCGCTGACACTCTCGGTCGATGTTCTGCCGGAGACGGGAGATGTGACACAGATGGTGGCGAGCATCGAGGAGCAGACAGGGATACATTATGTGAAGATCCTCGGAAGAGAGTAG
- a CDS encoding homoserine dehydrogenase produces MIRVAVMGYGTIGSGVVEVLDINKNSIAKRAGEEIGVKYILDLRDFPGDPIQEKVVHDYKVIANDPEVQIVVETMGGVEPAYTFVKAMLTAGKHVTTSNKALVAAKGAELIALAKKKNVNFMFEASVGGGIPIIRPLNSCLTADEIEEITGIVNGTTNYMLTKMTEEGSEFDDVLKDAQAKGYAEKDPTADIEGYDACRKIAILTSLVCGQQVDFEDIHTEGITKITATDIRYAKTMGRAIKLLASSHKVGDGYVAMVAPFLLPATHPLYNVNDVFNAIFVHGNVLGDAMFYGSGAGKLPTASAVVADIVDMAKHLDTNIAVEWSSKKLELVDYRNVENCYFVRTSADEKRIEEVFGEVSYVTAEGVSGETGFVTARMSEADYEKKAAELGSVLQMIRVAQ; encoded by the coding sequence ATGATCAGAGTAGCAGTAATGGGATATGGAACCATCGGTTCCGGCGTAGTGGAAGTATTAGACATCAATAAGAACAGCATTGCAAAGCGTGCCGGAGAAGAGATTGGTGTGAAATATATTCTGGACTTAAGAGATTTTCCGGGGGATCCGATTCAGGAAAAGGTGGTACATGATTATAAGGTGATCGCAAATGACCCGGAAGTGCAGATCGTCGTCGAGACGATGGGCGGTGTGGAGCCGGCGTACACGTTCGTAAAGGCAATGCTTACCGCGGGAAAACATGTGACGACCTCCAACAAGGCGCTCGTTGCGGCAAAGGGTGCGGAGCTGATTGCACTCGCCAAGAAGAAAAATGTCAATTTCATGTTCGAGGCGAGCGTCGGCGGCGGTATCCCGATTATCCGGCCGCTCAATTCCTGTCTGACGGCAGATGAGATCGAGGAGATCACCGGAATTGTGAACGGAACCACGAACTACATGCTGACGAAAATGACCGAGGAGGGATCGGAGTTCGACGATGTGTTAAAGGATGCGCAGGCGAAGGGTTATGCGGAGAAAGACCCGACCGCTGACATTGAAGGATACGATGCCTGCCGCAAGATCGCCATCCTGACATCCCTGGTATGCGGACAGCAGGTGGACTTTGAGGATATTCACACAGAGGGTATTACGAAGATCACAGCGACCGATATCCGGTATGCGAAGACAATGGGCAGAGCCATCAAGCTTTTGGCATCCAGCCACAAGGTGGGAGACGGATATGTGGCGATGGTAGCGCCGTTCCTTTTACCGGCGACACACCCTCTCTACAATGTCAACGATGTGTTCAATGCCATCTTTGTACACGGCAATGTGCTCGGCGATGCCATGTTTTACGGAAGCGGCGCCGGCAAGCTCCCGACGGCGAGCGCGGTTGTAGCGGATATCGTGGATATGGCGAAGCATCTGGACACCAATATCGCGGTGGAGTGGAGCTCTAAGAAACTGGAACTGGTGGATTACCGCAACGTCGAGAACTGCTATTTTGTGCGCACGTCCGCAGATGAGAAGCGCATAGAAGAAGTCTTCGGTGAAGTGAGTTATGTAACGGCGGAAGGCGTATCCGGAGAGACCGGATTTGTGACGGCGCGCATGAGCGAAGCTGATTATGAGAAAAAGGCGGCGGAGCTTGGCAGTGTACTTCAGATGATCCGCGTGGCACAGTAA